In a single window of the Zea mays cultivar B73 chromosome 5, Zm-B73-REFERENCE-NAM-5.0, whole genome shotgun sequence genome:
- the LOC100276397 gene encoding Protein TIC 21, chloroplastic-like: MQALLLPARAAPPTPAMLRQRAVSASACASQVCRPLFGAASCISCGVHGSVRRHLTVAVAAAPPSPSSSPSSGPLYPTPPPTEQEVERVKLEQVMRRLEKTARYFKNLGTLGFWSQLVCTIISAGILAFSTVVTGKVTSPFTFYATAAGIAAAFISVFWSFGYIRLSERLRKTSKEPAKAPPRADVVKSLKNGIVVNILGMGAAVLGMQATVGALVAKALTTSAVPYYQAAGQSPVLALDVFLVQASANTILSHFLGVASSLELLRSVSLPPAEAAVPAPAPARA, translated from the exons ATGCAGGCTCTCCTGCTCCCCGCGCGGGCCGCGCCGCCGACGCCGGCGATGCTTCGGCAGCGTGCGGTTTCTGCCTCCGCGTGTGCGTCGCAGGTCTGCCGCCCCCTATTCGGTGCCGCCAGTTGCATCTCCTGTGGGGTCCACGGAAGCGTTCGGCGGCACCTCACAGTGGCGGTGGCGGCGGCCCCGCCCTCGCCTTCGTCCTCACCTTCGTCGGGACCGCTCTACCCGACGCCTCCACCCACCGAGCAGGAGGTGGAGAGGGTCAAGCTCGAGCAG GTTATGAGGAGACTAGAGAAAACAGCAAGGTATTTCAAGAATTTGGGTACCCTGGGGTTCTGGTCCCAATTGGTGTGCACAATTATTTCTGCTGGAATTTTGGCATTCTCTACAGTTGTAACGGGGAAGGTGACATCACCCTTTACATTCTATGCAACTGCTGCTGGTATTGCTGCTGCTTTTATTTCAGTCTTCTGGTCATTTGGTTACATCCGTCTCTCTGAAAGGCTTAGAAAAACATCCAAAGAACCTGCTAAG GCTCCTCCACGTGCTGATGTTGTTAAGAGCCTTAAAAATGGCATCGTGGTTAATATTCTTGGGATGGGCGCTGCTGTTCTCGGCATGCAAGCTACTGTTGGTGCTTTGGTAGCAAAAGCTCTCACAACCTCTGCAGTACCCTATTATCAGGCTGCTGGCCAAAGCCCTGTCTTGGCTTTAGATGTTTTCCTAGTTCAG GCTTCAGCGAACACCATCCTGTCGCATTTCCTTGGGGTGGCGAGCTCCCTGGAGCTGCTGCGCTCGGTGTCACTGCCTCCAGCAGAAGCCGCCGTCCCGGCCCCGGCCCCTGCACGGGCCTGA
- the LOC100276397 gene encoding protein TIC 21, chloroplastic-like isoform X2: MQALLLPARAAPPTPAMLRQRAVSASACASQVCRPLFGAASCISCGVHGSVRRHLTVAVAAAPPSPSSSPSSGPLYPTPPPTEQEVERVKLEQVMRRLEKTARYFKNLGTLGFWSQLVCTIISAGILAFSTVVTGKVTSPFTFYATAAGIAAAFISVFWSFGYIRLSERLRKTSKEPAKAPPRADVVKSLKNGIVVNILGMGAAVLGMQATVGALVAKALTTSAVPYYQAAGQSPVLALDVFLVQSTSAIGMISTP; the protein is encoded by the exons ATGCAGGCTCTCCTGCTCCCCGCGCGGGCCGCGCCGCCGACGCCGGCGATGCTTCGGCAGCGTGCGGTTTCTGCCTCCGCGTGTGCGTCGCAGGTCTGCCGCCCCCTATTCGGTGCCGCCAGTTGCATCTCCTGTGGGGTCCACGGAAGCGTTCGGCGGCACCTCACAGTGGCGGTGGCGGCGGCCCCGCCCTCGCCTTCGTCCTCACCTTCGTCGGGACCGCTCTACCCGACGCCTCCACCCACCGAGCAGGAGGTGGAGAGGGTCAAGCTCGAGCAG GTTATGAGGAGACTAGAGAAAACAGCAAGGTATTTCAAGAATTTGGGTACCCTGGGGTTCTGGTCCCAATTGGTGTGCACAATTATTTCTGCTGGAATTTTGGCATTCTCTACAGTTGTAACGGGGAAGGTGACATCACCCTTTACATTCTATGCAACTGCTGCTGGTATTGCTGCTGCTTTTATTTCAGTCTTCTGGTCATTTGGTTACATCCGTCTCTCTGAAAGGCTTAGAAAAACATCCAAAGAACCTGCTAAG GCTCCTCCACGTGCTGATGTTGTTAAGAGCCTTAAAAATGGCATCGTGGTTAATATTCTTGGGATGGGCGCTGCTGTTCTCGGCATGCAAGCTACTGTTGGTGCTTTGGTAGCAAAAGCTCTCACAACCTCTGCAGTACCCTATTATCAGGCTGCTGGCCAAAGCCCTGTCTTGGCTTTAGATGTTTTCCTAGTTCAG TCAACCAGTGCCATTGGTATGATCTCTACTCCTTAG
- the LOC100276397 gene encoding protein TIC 21, chloroplastic-like isoform X1: MQALLLPARAAPPTPAMLRQRAVSASACASQVCRPLFGAASCISCGVHGSVRRHLTVAVAAAPPSPSSSPSSGPLYPTPPPTEQEVERVKLEQVMRRLEKTARYFKNLGTLGFWSQLVCTIISAGILAFSTVVTGKVTSPFTFYATAAGIAAAFISVFWSFGYIRLSERLRKTSKEPAKAPPRADVVKSLKNGIVVNILGMGAAVLGMQATVGALVAKALTTSAVPYYQAAGQSPVLALDVFLVQCHWYDLYSLGCMSGGG, encoded by the exons ATGCAGGCTCTCCTGCTCCCCGCGCGGGCCGCGCCGCCGACGCCGGCGATGCTTCGGCAGCGTGCGGTTTCTGCCTCCGCGTGTGCGTCGCAGGTCTGCCGCCCCCTATTCGGTGCCGCCAGTTGCATCTCCTGTGGGGTCCACGGAAGCGTTCGGCGGCACCTCACAGTGGCGGTGGCGGCGGCCCCGCCCTCGCCTTCGTCCTCACCTTCGTCGGGACCGCTCTACCCGACGCCTCCACCCACCGAGCAGGAGGTGGAGAGGGTCAAGCTCGAGCAG GTTATGAGGAGACTAGAGAAAACAGCAAGGTATTTCAAGAATTTGGGTACCCTGGGGTTCTGGTCCCAATTGGTGTGCACAATTATTTCTGCTGGAATTTTGGCATTCTCTACAGTTGTAACGGGGAAGGTGACATCACCCTTTACATTCTATGCAACTGCTGCTGGTATTGCTGCTGCTTTTATTTCAGTCTTCTGGTCATTTGGTTACATCCGTCTCTCTGAAAGGCTTAGAAAAACATCCAAAGAACCTGCTAAG GCTCCTCCACGTGCTGATGTTGTTAAGAGCCTTAAAAATGGCATCGTGGTTAATATTCTTGGGATGGGCGCTGCTGTTCTCGGCATGCAAGCTACTGTTGGTGCTTTGGTAGCAAAAGCTCTCACAACCTCTGCAGTACCCTATTATCAGGCTGCTGGCCAAAGCCCTGTCTTGGCTTTAGATGTTTTCCTAGTTCAG TGCCATTGGTATGATCTCTACTCCTTAGGTTGTATGAGTGGTGGGGGGTAG
- the LOC100276397 gene encoding protein TIC 21, chloroplastic-like isoform X3 encodes MQALLLPARAAPPTPAMLRQRAVSASACASQVCRPLFGAASCISCGVHGSVRRHLTVAVAAAPPSPSSSPSSGPLYPTPPPTEQEVERVKLEQVMRRLEKTARYFKNLGTLGFWSQLVCTIISAGILAFSTVVTGKVTSPFTFYATAAGIAAAFISVFWSFGYIRLSERLRKTSKEPAKAPPRADVVKSLKNGIVVNILGMGAAVLGMQATVGALVAKALTTSAVPYYQAAGQSPVLALDVFLVQVV; translated from the exons ATGCAGGCTCTCCTGCTCCCCGCGCGGGCCGCGCCGCCGACGCCGGCGATGCTTCGGCAGCGTGCGGTTTCTGCCTCCGCGTGTGCGTCGCAGGTCTGCCGCCCCCTATTCGGTGCCGCCAGTTGCATCTCCTGTGGGGTCCACGGAAGCGTTCGGCGGCACCTCACAGTGGCGGTGGCGGCGGCCCCGCCCTCGCCTTCGTCCTCACCTTCGTCGGGACCGCTCTACCCGACGCCTCCACCCACCGAGCAGGAGGTGGAGAGGGTCAAGCTCGAGCAG GTTATGAGGAGACTAGAGAAAACAGCAAGGTATTTCAAGAATTTGGGTACCCTGGGGTTCTGGTCCCAATTGGTGTGCACAATTATTTCTGCTGGAATTTTGGCATTCTCTACAGTTGTAACGGGGAAGGTGACATCACCCTTTACATTCTATGCAACTGCTGCTGGTATTGCTGCTGCTTTTATTTCAGTCTTCTGGTCATTTGGTTACATCCGTCTCTCTGAAAGGCTTAGAAAAACATCCAAAGAACCTGCTAAG GCTCCTCCACGTGCTGATGTTGTTAAGAGCCTTAAAAATGGCATCGTGGTTAATATTCTTGGGATGGGCGCTGCTGTTCTCGGCATGCAAGCTACTGTTGGTGCTTTGGTAGCAAAAGCTCTCACAACCTCTGCAGTACCCTATTATCAGGCTGCTGGCCAAAGCCCTGTCTTGGCTTTAGATGTTTTCCTAGTTCAG GTTGTATGA